The Neosynechococcus sphagnicola sy1 genomic sequence TGGTTTCTTTTTCCCGCCCCTTACCAAGGGGAGGGCTAGGGTGGGGTGGCTTATAGGTCATTTGCCATTTTTAAAGTGCTAAGGGCAAGAGGGCAAAGGGCTACAGAGTCCTAGGGGCAACACAAACAACTCGAAAACCGATGTAGAAGTTCCTGTCGTCGGGATTGATCCTGAAACGAACCGCAGAGCGACAATACCTGGGAGTGTTGCCCTAAGAGCCGCCGCGTCGAACATGATACAGATTTTCATGATTATTCAACCAGGCACTACCGTCATCAGGGATTTTGGTGTAATCAGAGTGCCAGTGGTCTAAACACCACTCCCAGACATTGCCGTGCATATCGTACAAGCCAAATTGGTTAGGAGGAAATTTGCCGACAGGGGTGGTGTTACCCAGAGATTTATCCTTTTTTTCTTTTCGATAGGTATAGCCAGAAGCATAATTGGCGAGTTTGCTGGTGATCGTCTCGCCAAAATAAAAGGGCGTGGTGGTGTCAGCCCGTTGAGTAGACAAAAGTTTCGATTTTCATAGCATCACAACATCTTTAAAGTGGCTGTATAGCTTCCAAGAAGGAGCTTTCAGACTCTTACATCTGGAGGAAAAACGATCAGATGGACAAGATCCATTTTAACTGCTGTTTGGACTTCATCGCGAAGTTCTGCGTCATTGCAAACTTCGCGTGTACACATGTTCTGCCTCATGTTCAGGCATGGACTGTGTCTCACACTACGAATTTAGTGTGCACCCACATCGCTGGAAAAGCCGGCAATTTGCTGCTTGATACCCATGCCCCCGACTAAAAAAGCGTGGGAGGGACTGCTGCCTAGATCCCCACTTTCACGGGGAGGATCTAAGTGCTTGATCACCTTTAGACCCCCTGTAGTCCCCCTTGGCAAGGGGGACATCGACTATAATCTAAATGTTAATCGCCATCGGGCACTCCGAATCTATTGCACCCAGAGAAGATATTCCTCCCAAGCGTGTCCCCAGAGGAGACAGGTGCGAGAGTAACAGCGGGTGCGAGTAGCTTCAGACGTGGAAATTTCCAATAAACACGATCTCAATGCAGCAACGAAATGCGATTGTCGTCACAGGTGCTTCGTCTGGCATTGGACGGGCTTGTGCCCTGGAACTTGACAAGGCGGGTTATCAGGGTTTTTGCTACTGTTCGCCAGGAAAAGGACGCTGCGTCATTGAAGCAGGCAGCTTCGGGAAATTTGATTCCAGTTCCCATGGATGTCACGGATGAATCTTCGATTGCCTCGGCAGTTGGCATTGTGACTGAGTCCGTCGGTGGTGCTGGCCTGTCGGGATTGGTGAACAACGCGGGGGTCGGCTTGCCTGGCCCGATAGAACTCTTAGCCCCCAATGACCTGCGCCGCCAATTCGAGGTCAACGTCATCGGACAGGTGATGGTAACCCAGGCTTTCCTGCCGCTGATTCGGCAGTCCCGAGGGCGAATTATCAATATCGGCTCTGTTGGGGGCAAGATTACCATCCCCTTTGGTGGGGCTTTATGCGCCTCGAAGTATGCCATTGAAGCTATCAATGATGCCCTACGGATGGAACTTTACCCATCGGGGGATTCACGTTGTCCTGGTTGCTCCAGCGGGTATTTCGACCCCGGCAGTTGATCGTCTACTCCAAGATGGCGAGACTGCCATTCAGCAATTCTCTTCGGCAGGACGCCAGCATTATGAACAGTCGTTCAGGCGGTTTCTCACCACCGCCGTTGCCCGCGAAAAAAAGGGGAGCCCACCAGAAGTCGTAGCCCAGACGGTACTGGAAGCTTTAAACGCTCGAACACCCAAGACGCGCTACCCGGTGGGTGCCGATGCCACTGTCTTAACCTGGATGCCTCGACTGTTGCCAACCCGATGGCTGGATCAACTTCGCTTTAAGTTATTTGGGTTACCCCGGAAATTTGGCAGTTGAACCAACGGCGATTGAGTCGGCAGCAGCGATGGTGACATGTTCCGAAATGCTCCCAAGGCTCAGAAAATCCCAAACCCTAGGATCACCACCACGATTAGCCAGTGGCGTTTTTCATGGGCTGGGTCTGGTTAATGTTCCGGGTGAGTTAATTTCCACCAGGTTCTTTACCTTATATCAGCTACCTTCAAAGTAGCGACAGCCAGGAAGAGGCGTAGATGATAGATTAACGTAGATTTTCCCCATCAATTCGGATTGGCCTGGGTTAATCTAGTGCTGAAACTGGCTCACCAGAACCAAGTTAGTTACGTTACTGCCGGATATTGGATCAACATGC encodes the following:
- a CDS encoding formylglycine-generating enzyme family protein, encoding MSTQRADTTTPFYFGETITSKLANYASGYTYRKEKKDKSLGNTTPVGKFPPNQFGLYDMHGNVWEWCLDHWHSDYTKIPDDGSAWLNNHENLYHVRRGGS
- a CDS encoding SDR family NAD(P)-dependent oxidoreductase — translated: MKQAASGNLIPVPMDVTDESSIASAVGIVTESVGGAGLSGLVNNAGVGLPGPIELLAPNDLRRQFEVNVIGQVMVTQAFLPLIRQSRGRIINIGSVGGKITIPFGGALCASKYAIEAINDALRMELYPSGDSRCPGCSSGYFDPGS